The Bacteroidota bacterium DNA segment GCAAGGTAAAGCAATAATATCTGCTTTAATTTCCAATGCTTGCTCTGTTCTTGCCACATTTATTTCTTTATTTCCGGATTCAGATTCTTTAAACACCTGAGAGCCACCGGCACCACAACATAATCCTCTGGATTTACAACTGCGCATTTCCATTAATTCCGCATCTAATGTTTGCAATACTTGGCGGGGAGCATCATAAATTTCATTTGCTCTGCCGAGATAACAGGAATCATGATATGTAATTCGCTTACCTGTGAAAGCACCACCTTGCACTTTTAATCTGCCTTCATTTATTAATTGTTGTAGAAATTCCGAATGATGTATTACTTCATAATTACCACCTAATTGTGGATATTCATTTTTGATAATATTAAAACAATGCGGACATGTAGTTACAATTTTTTTTATACCATATCCATTTAAAATAGCAATATTATTTTGCGCCAGCATCTGATATAAAAATTCATTTCCTGCTCTTCTTGCCGGATCACCGGTACACCCTTCTTCAGTACCGAGTACTGCAAATTTTATATTGATACTGTTTAATATTTTTACAAATGCACCGGTTACTTGTTGAGCCCTTTGATCAAAACTTCCGGCACAACCTACCCAGAATAAAATTTCCGGAGATTCGCCACCGGCAAACAACTCTGCTAATACCGGAACATTATTTAATCCTTCCTTCACATTACATTTTTTAGAATGATACAAATGTAAAAACATATTCCTCAGGTTTAAACAAATTCTCTTTTTCGTAGTGGCTTTTTACCGCAAAGTCCGCAAAGTTTAAAAGTTGACAATTGACAGTGGACAATTGACAATGAAAAAAAATCAAAGTTTCAGATTTCGGGGTTTCAAGTTCAAAATTATCTTTCGTCTTTACATTTACTCATTACTTATTTAAATAGTATTGGGTATCTAGTAAAACATATCCCTGATCATTAACTTTGATCACTCATTACTCATTACTCACCACTCACCACTCACCACTCACCACTCACCACTCACCACTCACCACTCACCACTCACCACTCACCACTAACCACTCACCATTCACTATTCACTATTCACTATTCACTTTTCACTATTCACTATTCACTATTCACTATTCACTATTCACTTTTTTACCTCAAAGGGCACATGGATTTATCGCAAAGAGCAAAGGTTTTGGTAAATAAACCTTACATTTATTTCGTGAACAATAATTTAACAAACAAAACCCAACAAATGAAAAAGTTAAACCCCATTACATTTTACAAACGACTT contains these protein-coding regions:
- a CDS encoding (Fe-S)-binding protein — encoded protein: MFLHLYHSKKCNVKEGLNNVPVLAELFAGGESPEILFWVGCAGSFDQRAQQVTGAFVKILNSINIKFAVLGTEEGCTGDPARRAGNEFLYQMLAQNNIAILNGYGIKKIVTTCPHCFNIIKNEYPQLGGNYEVIHHSEFLQQLINEGRLKVQGGAFTGKRITYHDSCYLGRANEIYDAPRQVLQTLDAELMEMRSCKSRGLCCGAGGSQVFKESESGNKEINVARTEQALEIKADIIALPCPYCNIMMTDGVKSFDKEDAVKVFDIAELIAKGNNLI